In one window of Episyrphus balteatus chromosome 3, idEpiBalt1.1, whole genome shotgun sequence DNA:
- the LOC129916664 gene encoding UV excision repair protein RAD23 homolog B, whose translation MIITVKNLQQQTFTIDIDPEKSVKELKEKIFTDRGSEYVVERQKLIYAGVILDDDRTIQSYSVDEKKFIVVILQRDYPSKKTDESPASAATSKEEAAKTSEPPSPQKKAAAAEAAAPSKPTPQTVETKTATASPQKAPTSAAAAPAAVPASVQAAAESTLLMGAEYNQMVDSIMQMGYTREMTEAALAASFNNPDRAVEYLLSGIPPEALVDSELNTTPSAELRAAAAAAGQRSSANESSVAEDSLEFLRNQPQFLQMRELVHQNPELLNAVLQQIGQSNPALLQLISENQEAFLNMLNEPHEADNSSSAGSQATGEGVRAAVAESVASAEPSDRTRGGASASGDGGENVSPVIQMTAQDREAISRLKAMGFPEHLVLQAYFACEKNENLAANLLISSNDD comes from the coding sequence atgatTATCACGGTGAAAAATTTACAGCAACAAACATTTACAATTGACATCGATCCCGAAAAATCGGTCaaagaattaaaagaaaaaatattcacaGACCGCGGCAGCGAATATGTCGTCGAAAGGCAGAAGCTCATTTATGCTGGCGTCATCCTCGACGATGACCGAACAATCCAATCATATTCGGTAGACGAAAAGAAATTTATTGTTGTCATCTTGCAGCGTGATTATCCTTCGAAAAAAACTGACGAATCACCTGCATCGGCTGCAACTTCCAAGGAGGAAGCTGCTAAAACTAGCGAGCCACCTTCACCACAGAAAAAGGCCGCTGCCGCTGAAGCAGCTGCACCCAGTAAGCCGACTCCGCAAACTGTCGAAACTAAGACGGCCACTGCAAGTCCCCAAAAAGCTCCAACTTCAGCTGCAGCTGCTCCAGCCGCTGTACCGGCTTCTGTACAAGCTGCTGCCGAGTCTACCCTCCTCATGGGCGCCGAATACAACCAAATGGTAGACTCGATTATGCAAATGGGATACACCAGAGAGATGACAGAAGCCGCTTTAGCCGCCAGCTTTAACAATCCAGATCGTGCAGTTGAATACCTTCTGAGTGGAATCCCGCCTGAAGCTTTGGTCGATAGCGAGTTGAATACAACACCTAGCGCAGAATTGAGAGCCGCTGCTGCTGCAGCAGGACAGCGATCGTCTGCCAACGAGAGTAGCGTCGCGGAGGATTCATTGGAATTTCTCAGGAATCAGCCTCAGTTCCTTCAGATGAGGGAGTTGGTGCACCAAAATCCGGAACTGCTGAATGCTGTTCTGCAACAGATTGGTCAGTCTAATCCGGCATTGTTGCAGTTAATTTCGGAAAACCAGGAGGCATTTTTGAACATGTTGAATGAACCGCACGAAGCAGATAACAGCAGTTCGGCAGGCAGTCAGGCAACAGGGGAAGGAGTTCGTGCAGCTGTAGCCGAATCGGTGGCATCGGCTGAGCCTTCTGATCGGACCAGGGGTGGAGCCAGTGCTTCGGGAGATGGTGGAGAGAATGTATCGCCTGTTATTCAGATGACTGCTCAGGACCGCGAGGCCATATCTAGGCTTAAGGCGATGGGTTTCCCCGAACACTTGGTTTTACAGGCGTATTTTGCGTGCGAGAAGAATGAGAATTTGGCAGCAAATTTACTCATATCGTCTAATGACGATTAG